Part of the Janibacter endophyticus genome is shown below.
GCTACGCGTGGGACGACGCCGCCCAGGCCTACGCCGACCTCGAGGGCCGCCGCTCCTCCGGCAAGCTCCTGCTCATCCCCTGACCCCCCCTCGTCCACCCCTTCGTCCTGCCCCTCCCGACACACCTCGTGACTGTCGGGTACTGCTGAGGTTCGACGACGGACCTTCCCTTCTGAGGCCATCTCTCGCTCCACCGACCGCGAACATCAGCAGGACACGCGCCTGTGGACAGCGGCCGACACGGGACGGAGCTCTCGCGCCACACTGCGTGGCATGGACCTCGTCGCGACGCGCATCGCCCAGATCGGCGGCACTGCGACGACCGCCGACATCCTCGATGTCGTCACCGAGGGCACGCTCCGGGCCGCCCTCACCCGCGGCGCGGTCCACCGGCACCGGCGCGGTGTCTACGGGCTGACCAGCCTCGAGGGGCACGCCACCCATGCGGCCACGATCGGCGCAACCCTGAGCCACCGCAGCGCCACCTCACGGCCCCTGACCGTCGGGGACGCGACGTCCGGTACCGACAGCTGGCCGCCGATGACGTCGACGGAGCCCGCACCTCACCGATACGCACGGTCATCGACTGTGCGCGGGACCTGCCCCTGGCCGAGTCGTTGGCCGTCGCCGACTCCGCCGTGCGGACGGGTGACGTCGCGCTGCTCGATCTCGCGCATGCCGTCGAGGAGCTGCCCCGCACCGGGCGCCGGCGGGCGATGCGGGTGCTCAGCCTGGCATCCGGGGCGTCGGCCGGCCCCTTCGAGTCGGGCCTGAGAGCAGCGGCGATCACCGCGACGGGGGACGAGTCATGGGTGGCGCAGCCCGAGCTGCGGTTCCGCGACGGACGGCTGCGGCATCCCGACGTCGGGCATCCGGCGCTGCGCATCGCGCTCGAGGCCGACAGCCATGCGCATCACAAGACCCGCTCCGACATCGTGCGTGACTGCCATCGCTACGTCGAGATGGGGCTCACCGGGTGGTGGGTGCTCCGGTTCGCGTGGGAGCACGTCATGCAGCACGACCGGTGGGTCCACGAGGTCATCGCTCTCGCCCACACCCAGCGTCGCGCCCGCCGCGCGAGCTGACGTGTCGTGCTGAGGTTCGCGCGCGTCCGGACGAGATCTCGCGGGAGACGCGGCTCCCGGCGGTCGAACCTCAGCAGTACCCGACAGTCACGAGGTGTGCCGGACGAAGGGGTGAGCGAGGGGGGAACGACGAAGGGGCCCGGGGATGTCCCCGGGCCCCTCACGTCAGGTCGTCACCAGAGGAAGGCGATGGCGGCGTTGACGATCGTCAGGCCGGCCGCGGCGAGCGCGAGAGTCTTCCCGTCCTCGCCGCGCTTGTACTTCGCGTTGCTGATCTCCGCGCACGCGACGACGGCGATCATGACGAGCAGCTTGACGCCGATCTTCATGTGGTTGAGCGACGGGTCACCCTCGTCGCGGCCCATCTCGAGGACCGTCACGAGGAGCAGGCCGAGGACCAGCTGGACGCGCGCGGCCCAGACCTGGATGACGCGCCCGCTCTGGGGCGGGACCACGGCGCCGACGACGATGGCGACCATGGCGATCATGTGGGCGACGTAGAGCAAGAGGTGCAAGGCGTCCATGGGTCCGAAGCCTACGGTCATGGCCTGCGTCACAGCCGCCCGGCCTGGCGGAGCAGGGCGATCGTCTGGACGAGCGGCAGGTCGTCGAGCTCGGCCTGCGGCACCCACCGGGCCTGGGCGGTCGAGCCGCCGACGTCGTGGATCACGGGCTCGGTCGGCTGCCGCACCCGTCCGGCGAAGATGAGCCGGATCGCCTGGAAGTCCTCGAGCACCCCGCTCGGCGCCCGACCCAGCCAGTGCTGGGTGTGCACGTCGATGAGCTCGCCGGGCTCGAGCCGCTGGTCGGTCTCCTCCCACACCTCGCGGACGACACCGTCGACCGGGTCCTCGCCCGGGTCGACACCTCCGCCGGGGAGGTTCCACCAGCCAGGGACGAGGTGGACTCGCTCGGAGAGCTGGGTGAGCAGCACGGCGCCCTCCTCGACGACGACCGCGTAGGCGGCGAGCCGCTGGTGCGGCACGGCGACCTCGCCGGCGGCGATCTCGAGGGCCGGGTCGGCGGCGGTCGCGGCGGGCTCGTCGGCGGCCACCGCCTCCCCCGGGCTCGCCTCGACGTCGATGACGACGACGCCGGGCTCACCGGAGGGTCGGGCGGCCCGCAGGTAGGTCGGGTCGTGCCAGCCCACCTCCGCCAGCGCGGACCTCGGGTCCAGACCATGACGAAGGGGGATGACCGTCGCCTCGGTCCCCCCGGCGGGGGCGACCCTCAGCCGGACGCTCATCGGGACGCCCTCGCTCGGCGGTACTCGGCCTCGACGTCGACGAGCACGGCGCCCCAGCTCTGCCGTGGCGGGACGGTGGCGTTGTGCTCAGAGATCTGCGACCGCCAGAGCTCGTCGTCGACGAGCCGCCGGATGGCGGCGGCAAGCGCCGCGTCGTCTGTCACGAGCAGCCCGTCGACGCCGTCTTCGACGATGTCGTCGACCCCCGACCCGCCCATGGCCACGATCGGGAGGCCCGCGGCGCGCGCCTCGAGCACCGCGATGCCGAAGGCCTCGAGCCTCGTCGGCGCGAGATAGCCGTCGGCGCGTGCGTAGGTCTCGAGCAGCGCGGCCCGGTCGACACGGCCGCGCAGGATCACCCGGCCCGTGAGCCGCAGGTCGGCGATGCGCGCCGCGACCCGGCCACGCAGCGGACCGTCGCCGATGATCTCCAGACGGGCGCGGTCGGCGACCCCCGCCGCGGCGAAGGCCTCGACGAGCTCGACGGGGCGCTTGCGGGGGACGAGGCGCAGGGTGGAGACGAGTCGGACCTCACCCTTCGAGGCTCCTCGCACCTTGGGGATCATGCGGCTCAGGGAGCGGGGGGCCCACGCTTGGAGGTCGATCGCGTTGGGCAGCACCGCGACCTCGGTCCCGGCCGGCGCCGCCGCCTCGACCTGCCGCGCCGCGAAGCTCGACACCGCCGACAGCACCGCGCCCCGCTCCACCCACCGGCGCAGGACCCCCGTCGCGCGGTAGCCGGTCGCCGCACGGTCGAGCACGCAGTGCCAGGTCAGGGCCGTCGGCACCCCGAGCCGCGTCGCGACCCGCGCCGCATCCCAGGCGAAAGGCGAGACCACGCCGACGTGCACGTGCGCGACATCAAACGCCCCGTCCCGCAAGCGATCTCGCATCTCCCCCACGGCGAGAGGGTTGACCGGAAGCCCCCCGAGCAGCGGCTCGGCGAGGCGGTGCACCCCCACCCGCCCCCCCGCGACCGGGACGTCCTCGATCGCCCCGCGGCACTCCCCCTTCGGCCCGGCGGTAGCCGTGAAGACCTCCACCTCGTGGCCGGCGCCGACCAGCCGCGCCGCGAGGTCGCTCACCTGCGACTCGATGCCACCGACGCGCGGCGGGTAGCAGTCGGAGAGCAGCGCGATCTTCACGTCCCCAACCCTGCCACGCCGCTGTGGGACAGTTGCCCCGATGACCTCGCAGACCCCGGGTCGCCGGACGCTCGTCGCCCTGCACGCCCACCCCGACGACGAGGCCCTCCTCACCGCCGGCACGATGGCCCGGGCGGCGGCGCAGGGCCACCGCGTCGTCCTCGTGGTCGCCACCGACGGCGCCCTCGGCCTGGCCGACGAGACCTTCGGCACGACGGGGGACGCCCTCGCCTCGACCCGCAGCCGGGAGCTCGCCGCGAGCGCCGAGGCGCTCGGCGTCGCCCGGGTCGTCGAGCTCGGCTACGCCGACTCCGGCAGCGGTCCCGAGCTCTACCCCGACCCGCCCGGACGCACCCGATTCGCCCGCACGCCGCTGACCGAGGCCGCAGACCGCGTCGCCGCTGTCCTCGCCGAGGAGCGCGCCGACGTCCTGCTCACCTACGACCGCAACGGCGGCTACGGGCACCGCGACCACGTCCGCGTCCACGAGGTCGGGGCGGAGGCGGCCCGCCGGCACCGCGAGGCGAGCGGGCTGCCCCTTCGCGTCCTCGAGGCGACGGTCCCCCGCGACACGATGACCCGGGCCCTCGACCTCGTCGCGAAGGTCTACCGCTTCCCGCCCGAGCTCGACCGGGCCTCCTTCGACCACGCCTACTCGGCCCGGGCCGAGATCACCCATCGCATCTCGGTCCGCCGGCACATCCGGGCCAAGCGCGCGTCGATGCGCGCCCACGCGAGCCAGGCCAGCGGCGGCGACTCCCGCACGCTCGGGGCCTTCCTGCGCATCCCGCGCCCGCTCTACGACCTCGTCTTCGCGCGCGAGTGGTACCGCGACCCCGATCTCCCGCCCGGCTCGACGATCCGGCGCGACGTCTTCGAGGACGTCCGATGACCGCCGCCCCCACGAGCCCCCGCCGTATACCGGTCAAGCGCGTCGTCCAGGCCGTCGTCGGGCTGGGACTCGCCGCGGTCCTGCTCATCTGGGGCCTGCCCTACTTCGCGCAGACGTCGTGGGGCGAGGTCTTCGGCGTCCTCGGCACGGTCCACCCGGCGCAGGCGCTGCTCTTCACCGCCCTCGTCGTCGCGGGGCTCTACTGCTACACCTTCGTCATGGTCGGGGCGATGCCTGGCCTGAGCCACCCCCGTGCGCTCATCCTCAACCTCTGCGGCTCGTCGGTGAGCAACCTCCTGCCCGGCGGGGGCGCGGTAGGCCTGGCGGCGACGTACACGATCGCGAAGTCCTGGGGATTCTCCGCCGCTCGCGTCACGACGATGGCCGTGGTCACCGGGGTGTGGAACATCCTCTCCCGTGCCGCCCTGCCGATCATCGCGATCTTCGGGCTCTCCTGGGGCGCAAAGGATCTGCCGTCGCGGATGGAGGAGGCCGCCTGGGCCGCGATCATCACCGGCGGCATCGTCCTGGCCGTCTTCGTGCTGGCCGTCGCGACCGACCGTGGTGCCCGGCTCGCGGGCAGCACGATCGACCGCGGCATCCGGCTCGTCCGCCGCAGCCACACCGACAAGGTCGAGACCACCCTCGCCGACCTCCGCAGCCGCATCGCCGACACCGTCCAGACCGGCTGGCTGAAGATGACGCTCGGGATGGTCGGCTTCTTCGGTCTCTACTACGTGCTCTTCCTGCTCTGCACGCGCGCGACCGGCACCGACCTCCCCTTCGGTCAGCTCTTCGCGGCCTACGCGATCGGGCGGCTGCTCACGGCCGTCGGGGTGACGCCGGGGGGGCTCGGGGTCACCGAGACGGGCACGGCGGCGGCGCTCGTCGCGTGGGGCGCCGACCCGGCGGCGGCGATGGCCGGGGTCGTGCTCTTCTCGATCTTCACGCACCTCCTGGAGGTGCCGCTCGGGGCGCTCGGCTGGCTCGCGTGGTCGCTCATGCCCAAGGCGAGCGGCGAGGAGCTCGAGGACGCCTGATCAGGCCAGCAGCCGCCGGACCTGCCGCTGCTGGGCCTCGCGGGCGACCGTGTCGTCGAGCTCTCCGGGGACGAAGGGGGATCCCGTCGCGTGCTCGGCGGCCCAGCCGATGAGGGCGTCGGCGAGCTGGGGGTTGGCGGGCAGGACCGGGCCGTGGAGGTAGGAGCCGACGACGTGGTCGCGGATCGCGCCCTCGGTGCCGTCGCTCCCGTTGTTGCCCATGCCGTGGCGCACCCGGCCGAAGGGGGCCTGGCCGGCGCCGAGCGTGGTGGAGCCGGAGTGGTTCTCGTAGCCGACGACGTCGCCGTGGTCGGTGGAGAGCACGACGGGGCCGATCATCCGCTTCTCGTTGCCCTGGGTCGTGACGTCGAGGATGCCCAGGCCCGGCAGGCGCTTGCCCTCGACGGTGATGAAGGCGTTGCCGAAGAGCTGGTACATGCCGCAGATCATGAGCATCGCGGCGCCCTCGTCGGCGAGCGAGCGGAGGCGCTCACCGATCGCGGCGAGGTCGGCCTCGACCTTGACCTGGCCTGAGTCCTGGCCGCCTCCGCCGACGACGAGGTCGACCTGCTCGGGGAAGGGCTCGCCCGGGTGGTGCTGGTGGACGACGGGCACGTAGCCGTGGCGCCGGATCCGGGCCGCGAGGCAGCGGGTGTTGCCGAGGTCGCCGTAGATGCTCATCTCGCGCGGGTAGAGGTGCACGAGGTGGATCTCGCCCTTGCCCTCCTGGCCGGGGTCGGCGGGCAGGCCGGACTTCTCCGGCTCGCCGAGGATCGTGACGTCACGCTGGTTCACGCGCCCGCCTCCTTGCTGTCCTGGGCGTCCTCGCCCATCTCCGGCAGGTCGTAGCGCTGCGAGAGCAGCCGGCGCAGGGAGAGCATCGCCGTGTACGACGTGAAGATCCGCTTCGGCTCGTCGCGGTGGTCCGCGAGGAAGGTCGTGAGCGCCCGCTCGAGGTCGGTCTCGGTCGAGGCGACGGGCACGTCGTCGTACTGGAGCCGCAGCGCCATGTCCCAGCCGCGCACCCCGGAGGTGAGCGCAACTCCCTTGTCCCGCAAGGAGGAGAAGTCGACGTCGTAGAGCCAGGAGACGTCGCGGCCATCGGCGTAGTCGTCGTTGATCGCGATCATCGTCGCGCTCGGCGTCGACCCGTACGTGCTCAGGGCGACGGTGAATCCGGCGGGGTTCTTCACGAGGACGAGCTCGAGCGGCTGGCCGTCGGCGTCGATCACCTCACCCCGGCCGAAGGGGGGCTGAACCGTCCGCAGCGAGTGCTCGGCGGCGTCGGGGCGGAAGCTGCCGCCCAGGAGCATCCGGGCGGTCGTCGTCGCGGCGGTCGCGTTGATCATCGCGGCCAGACCCCGCTGCCGCAGGGTGACCGGGCCGACGGACCCCCCTTCGCCCTGGCGACCGAAGAGGATCTCGAGCTGCTGCTCGTCGACCGGGCGGAGGAAGCCGTCGCCGGTCCCGGCCGCAGGCGGGGTGTACTCGGCCTGCTCGCGGACGTCCTGCTCCTGGAGCTCGCCGAGGCGGTCGGCGATGGACTCGTCGAGCCCGAACCAGCGCACCTCGACGCCTGGCGCGAGGTCGGCGGCGATGCGGTTGACGTAGGGGTCGTCGACGTTGAGCACGACACCGGTCGTCGTCTGGCCGGCGAGCGTGCTGAGCAGCCGTGCGGTGTGGTCGATCTCGGCGAAACGGTCGAGCTGGTCGCGGGCGACGTTGAGCAGCAGCGCGTGGGTGGGCGCGACCGCCTTCGCGAAGTGGAGCGCGTGCGCCTCGTCGAGCTCGAGGACCGCGAGATCGGCCTGGAGCCGGCCACGCAGGGGCAGCTCGGCGAGCATCGCGGAGATCACGCCGCGCGTGAAGTTGCTCCCGGTCGGGTTGGTGAAGACCTGCTTGCCGTGGGCGCGCAGGAGCGCGACGAGCATCTTCGTCGTCGTCGTCTTGCCGTTGGTGCCGGAGACGACGACGACCTGGGGTACGTCCCGCAGGGCGTGGGCCAGGAATCCGGGGTCGACCCGCTCGGCGACGAGCCCGGGGAGCGCCGACCCGCCGGTCCCGCCTCCTCGGAGCCGGGCGGCGGTGCGCGCGGCCTTGCCGGCGATGACGGCGGCGGTGGTTCTCAGCACCGCATCAGCCTACCGACCCGCTCCCCGCGCCCCGTCCCCCTTCGCACGAGCCAAGGCTCCTGTCCCCAGATCTCGCAGGAACCAAGGTTCCTGTCGCCCAAGAGCGCACGAGCCTTGGCTCGTGCGGGTCAACAGGGGTACGAGCCTTGGCCTGTGCGGGCCGACAGGGGTACGAGCCTTGGCTCGTGCGCCAGGGAGATGGCGGGAGCGAGAGTCAGGTGCGATCGGCGAAGGTGTCGGCCCGCACCTGGGGCGAGCGCTGCGCGATCGCGTCCATCGTCGCGTCGGTGATCGCCCGGTGCAGACGGCTCTTGACGTGCTCCTCGGACAGTCCCGCGACGTCCACCGGGGGCGCGAAGCGCACCGTCACGCGGTGGGGACGCAGCCCCTTCGCCCCGACGGGCTGGACGCGATCGGTGCCGATGAGGGCGCACGGGACCACGGGGGCCCCTGTCGCGACGGCCAGCCGGCCGACCCCCGGCTTGCCCCGGTACAGCCGCCCGTCGCGCGAGCGCGTGCCCTCGGGGTAGATCCCGAAGGCTCCCCCCGACCGCAGCTGCTCCTCGGCGAGCTCCAGCGAGCGCGCGGCCCCCCGCGGGTCGTCGCGATCGACCGGGATCATCCCCCCGAACTCGCCGAACCAGAGGCGGCTCAGCCACCCCTTCGCCCCCGTGCCCGTGACGTACTCGGCCTTGCCGAGGAAGCCGACCGTGCGCCCCGCGGCCAGCGGGACGACCATCGAGTCGACGAAGCTCAGGTGGTTGCTCGCGATGATCACCGGTCCCGTCTGCGGGACATGCTCACGTCCCTCGACGGTGAGCCGGAGATAGGCGCGAAGGGGTGGCCCCACCGCCACGCGACGGAGGAACCACTCGGCGGCGGCCATCCCCGGTGAGCTCACGGCAGGCTCACTCCCACTCGATGGTGCCCGGCGGCTTGGAGGTGACGTCGAGGACGACCCGGTTGACCTCTTCGACCTCGTTGGTGATCCGGGTCGAGATCTGGGCGAGGACGTCGAAGGGGACGCGCGTCCAGTCCGCGGTCATCGCGTCCTCGGAGGAAACGGGCCGGAGGACGACCGGGTGCCCGTAGGTGCGGCCGTCGCCCTGGACGCCGACCGAGCGGACGTCGGCGAGCAGGACGACCGGGCACTGCCAGATCTCCTTGTCGAGACCGGCCTCGGTGAGCTCCTCGCGGGCGATCGCGTCGGCCCGGCGGAGGATGTCGAGGTTGTCCTCGTTGACCTCGCCGATGATCCGGATACCCAGGCCGGGCCCCGGGAAGGGCTGGCGGTCGACGATCGCGTCGGGCACGCCGAGCTCGCGACCGACCTGGCGCACCTCGTCCTTGAAGAGCGCACGCAGCGGCTCGACGAGGCTGAACTGCAGGTCGTCGGGCAGGCCGCCGACGTTGTGGTGGCTCTTGATGTTGGCCGTGCCGGAACCGCCGCCGGACTCGACGACATCGGGGTAGAGCGTGCCCTGGACGAGCCACTTCACCGGGTGCTCAGCGTCGCCGCGGTCCTCGACCACGTCGCGTGCCGCCTGCTCGAAGACCCGGATGAACTCGCGACCGATGATCTTGCGCTTCGCCTCGGGCTCGGTCACGCCGGCGAGGGCGGTGAGGAACTGCTCCTTGGCGTCGACGACGACGAGGTCGACGCCGGTCGCCGCGACGAAGTCCTGCTCGACCTGCTCGGCCTCGCCCTGCCGCAGCAGCCCGTGGTCGACGAAGACGCAGGTCAGCTGGTCGCCGACGGCACGCTGGACGAGCGCGGCCGCGACGGAGGAGTCGACGCCGCCGGAGAGGGCGCACAGGACACGGTCCTCACCGACCTGCTCGCGGATCGCGGCGACCTGGTCGTCAACGACGTTGCTCGCGGTCCAGTCGCCGGGCAGCCCGGCGCCACGGTGCAGGAAGTTCTCGAGCACCCGCTGGCCGAAGGTCGAGTGCATGACCTCGGGATGCCACTGGACCCCGTAGAGCCGACGCTCGTCGTCCTCGAAGGCGGCGACAGGGGCGCCGGAGGTGGTCGCGGTGACGGTCATGCCCTCGGGGGCCTCGGTGACGGAGTCCCCGTGGCTCATCCACACCGACTGGTCCTCGGGCTGCCCGTTGAAGAGGGTCGACTCCCGGTCGGTGACCTGGGCACGGGTGCTGCCGAACTCGCGCAGACCGGTCTTGGCGACGGTGCCGCCGAGCGCCTGCGCCATCGACTGGAAGCCGTAGCACATGCCGAAGACCGGGACCCCGGCCTGCAGCAGCGCGGCGTCGAGGCGCGGCGCGCCCTCCTCGTAGACCGAGCTGGGGCCTCCGGAGAGGATGATCGCGGCCGGCTCCTTGGCGAGCATCTCCTCCGCGGTCATCTCGTGCGGGACGACCTCGCTGTAGACGTTGGCCTCACGGACCCGTCGGGCGATGAGCTGGGCGTACTGGGCACCGAAGTCGACGACGAGGACCGGGTGCTGCTTGAGCGAATCCGTCACGGGCTCAGGCTACCCGCGGGCGAAGGGGTGCCCTCCTCCCCCTTCGCAGCCCCCTTCGCACGAGCCCGGGCAGCTGTGGCGAGGGGTGTCAGCGGGTGAGCGGCTCGACCTCGCGGACGACCCGACGCTCCTCGACGAAGGCGAGGAAGGGGATGCACGCGAGCACGAGGATGAGGATCATCCGGCCCACGGACCAGCCGACCTTGAGGCCGAGGTTTGCGGTCGCCGCGGCGAAGACCATGAAGATCAGGCCGTGCACCGGGCTCCACCACGTGAGCACGTCGTTGTCCATCCCGTACTTGAGGACCATCTCGAGGATGAGCACGAACATCGCCAGACCCGCGATGATCGCGGTGACGCGGAAGATCGTCAGCGCCGTGCGGAGCTGATCCGGCGTGGTCTGGGTCCTGGTCGGCTGGGTCATGACTCTCCTGGGTCTGAGGCGTTGGACGAAGTGGCGGCCGCGGGCGTGCCGGCCGGGTCGGGAGCCTCGTCGGCGTCGCGCTCGCGGCGGGCCTCCTGCCGCATCATCCGCCACCACATCCAGAGGACGAAGGCGGCGACGACGTACCACTGGGCGGCGTAGCTGGCGTTGCGCCAGTCGATCGAGGTGTCCGGCAGCGGCGGCGGGACGCGCTCGAGACCGACCGGGGCGACGTCTGCGCCGCCCGTACGCTCCTCCATGGCGAAGCCGAAGCCGTTGTAGAGCTCGCCCGGCCAGGCGTTGACGAGCCGGCCGAGGTCGATCGTCGAGGCTCGCCCCTCCGGCAGGTCGATACGGGTGTCCGGGGCCTCTCCCGGTGCCAGCGAGGCAACGATCTCGAGCTCGCCGGTCGGCGGCTCCGGCGGCTCCTGGTCGGGCGGCAGCCAGCCCCGGACCACCGGCAGGTTGGCCCCGGTCCCCGCGACGACGAAGCGCTCGACCGCCCAGCCCCCGTGACGCCCGTCGAGCAGCCGGTCGACGACCACGAAACCGCCCTCGGCGACGTACTCCCCCTTCGCCCGCACCCGTTGGCCGGACCCGTCGTCGGGGAAGGACTCGAGCGGCTTGATCGCCTCGGTGATCGGCTCGACGGGACGCTCCTGGACCTCCCGGACGGCGTCCTCGCGCGCCTTGTCGTGCGCGGCGGCCCACTGCCACCTCCCGAGGAAGACGGCGAGGGCGGCAAGCACGAGCGCGAGGACGAGCAGACCCAGCCACCGGGGTCGGGTCGCGGTCCTCAGCACCCGGCCAGGCTACGTGGTCGACCTGGGCGGCCCATCAGGACCCGACGATCACCAGACCGGCCTGCCCGGCCTTGTCGAAGTCGTCGTCGATCACGACGACCTGGCGCCCACGGGCGGCGAGGATCGACGCGGCGACAGAGGCGCGGTACCCGCTCGCGCAGTGGACCCAGACCTCACCGTCGGGGACGTCGGCCACCCGGTCGACGAGCTGCCCGAGCGGGATGCTCACGGCGCCGTCGAGGTGCTCCTGGGCGTGCTCCTTGGGGTTGCGGACATCGAGGACCACGACCGGCCGGTGGTGCCGCACCTGCAGGAGATCGCCGAAGTCCGCGCGCTGCAGGGTCGCGAGGTCGCCGTCGGTCCACTCCCGCGGTCCCCCGGTCGCGCTGGCCGCAGTGTTGTCGTAGCCGATCCGGGCGAGCTCACGGACGGCCTCGGCGACCTCGTCCTCGCTCTCCCCGAGGAGGGTGACGGGGGCACCCCACGGGACCACCCAGCCCACCCACGTCGACATCTGACCGTCGAGCCCGACGTTGTACGTGCCCGGCACATGACCGGCGGCGAAGGCCCTGCGGGTGCGCAGGTCGACGACCCACTCCCCGGCGTCGATCCGCCTCGCGAGCTCGACCTTGTCCGCGCGGACCGGGACCGTGAGGTCGGCCTCCGGGGGGCCGGAGGCGTTCGCGGGGCCCATGTGCGCGTAGTAGGCGGGATAGAGGTCGAGCCCGTCGAGGGTCTCTCGGACGTAGGTCTCCACGTCCTGGGTCAGGGCGGGGTTCGCGGTCCGCTCTCGGCCGATCGTCGACTCGTCGGCGTCGCTCTGGGTCGCGGAGCAGAAGGAGCCGAAGCCGTGGGTGGGCATGACCGCGGCGGAGTCAGGGACCTCGTCGACGAGCCGGTGGGCAGAGGCGTGCTGGTGCCGGGCGAGCTCCTCGGCGTGGGCCTGGCCGAGGAGATCCGGCCGACCGGTCGTGCCGAAGAGGAGCGAACCGCCGGTGAAGGCCACCGCGTCACCCTCGGCCGTCGCCTCGAGGACGTAGCTGAGGTGGGTGAAGGTGTGGCCGGGCGTGTGGACCACCCGGACCCGCAACGACGGGGACACCTCGATGACGTCACCGTCGCGCACGCCGACCCGCTCGAAGGAGACCTCGTCGTCGGCGTTGACGTGATAGGCCGCGCCGGTGCGCTCGGCGAGCACGAGCCCGCCCGTGACGTAGTCGTTGTGGATGTGGGTCTCCAGGACGTGTGTGATCCGCACCCCCTCCTCCTCCGCGAGCCGGAGGACCCGGTCGACGTCGCGCTGCGGGTCGACGACAAAGGCGACCTCTCCGTCGTGCGCGAGATAGCTCCGGTCCCCGAGCGAGCTCGTCTCGATCGTGCGGACGGTTGCCATGGTCGACCTCCTGAGATACGGATGGGGGTATCCATGCTCTCAGGGTGGGGCACCCTCCGCAAACCGCAGAGGACGAGCGAAGGGAGTCCGTCAGGTGGTCGCCCGACGCCAGCTCTCGTCCGGGCCGACGAGGTCGACCTCCTCCGGCGGCGGAGCGACGCTGGGCATCCCGAGGTCGACCTGGCGCGACGCCTCGTGGGTGAAGGCCCGCACCGCGGGGGTGCGCGCCGGGACCGGGTCGAGCCGTGCGTACGCCTCGCCCTGCGCGGGTCGCTGGTCGGCCTCGCCCTTGTTGGGCCACAGCGAGAAGGCCCGCTCGGCCTGCGCGGTGATCGTCAGCGAGGGGTTGACCCCGAGGTTGGCGCTCACGGCGGTGCCGTCGACGACGCTGATCCCGGGGTAGCCCCAGAGTCGCTGGTAGGGGTCGATGACGCCGGCCTCCGGGGAGTCACCGATCGGCGCACCACCGAGGAAGTGCGCCGTCATCGGGATGTCGAAGGCCTCGCCCCACGTGCCGCCGGGGTAGAAGGGGATGCCGATCCGCTCGGTGAGCCGGGCCGCGAGCGCGCGGATCCCGTCGTGACCGACCTTGATGTACGTCGGGTTGGGCTCGCCGTGCCCCTGCCTGGAGGTCAGGCGACGACGCCCGGCGACCGTCGTCAGCGAGGTCGTCAGCGAGTTGTCGAGCGACTGCATGACGAGCCCGATGACGGTGCTGTCGGCGAAGTGGACGCCCGGCGGGAACCACGCCTTGAGCGCTCGCGGGTGTCGTGGCAGGTCGGCGAGGAGCTTGAGCACGCGCGGTGCACGACCCGTGCGCGGCGGCGCCAGCAGGGTCGTGAGCATGCCCATGGCGTCGGAGCCCTTGCCGTACCGGACGTTCTCGATGTGGGTGCTCGCGTCCGGGTAGAAGGAGGAGGTGATGGCCACCCCCTTCGTGAGGTCGGCCTCGCCCGACGGCGGGCTGGCGGCGAGCGCGCCGACGAGGGCCTCGGAG
Proteins encoded:
- a CDS encoding lysophospholipid acyltransferase family protein, with amino-acid sequence MSSPGMAAAEWFLRRVAVGPPLRAYLRLTVEGREHVPQTGPVIIASNHLSFVDSMVVPLAAGRTVGFLGKAEYVTGTGAKGWLSRLWFGEFGGMIPVDRDDPRGAARSLELAEEQLRSGGAFGIYPEGTRSRDGRLYRGKPGVGRLAVATGAPVVPCALIGTDRVQPVGAKGLRPHRVTVRFAPPVDVAGLSEEHVKSRLHRAITDATMDAIAQRSPQVRADTFADRT
- the guaA gene encoding glutamine-hydrolyzing GMP synthase produces the protein MTDSLKQHPVLVVDFGAQYAQLIARRVREANVYSEVVPHEMTAEEMLAKEPAAIILSGGPSSVYEEGAPRLDAALLQAGVPVFGMCYGFQSMAQALGGTVAKTGLREFGSTRAQVTDRESTLFNGQPEDQSVWMSHGDSVTEAPEGMTVTATTSGAPVAAFEDDERRLYGVQWHPEVMHSTFGQRVLENFLHRGAGLPGDWTASNVVDDQVAAIREQVGEDRVLCALSGGVDSSVAAALVQRAVGDQLTCVFVDHGLLRQGEAEQVEQDFVAATGVDLVVVDAKEQFLTALAGVTEPEAKRKIIGREFIRVFEQAARDVVEDRGDAEHPVKWLVQGTLYPDVVESGGGSGTANIKSHHNVGGLPDDLQFSLVEPLRALFKDEVRQVGRELGVPDAIVDRQPFPGPGLGIRIIGEVNEDNLDILRRADAIAREELTEAGLDKEIWQCPVVLLADVRSVGVQGDGRTYGHPVVLRPVSSEDAMTADWTRVPFDVLAQISTRITNEVEEVNRVVLDVTSKPPGTIEWE
- a CDS encoding DUF3817 domain-containing protein, translated to MTQPTRTQTTPDQLRTALTIFRVTAIIAGLAMFVLILEMVLKYGMDNDVLTWWSPVHGLIFMVFAAATANLGLKVGWSVGRMILILVLACIPFLAFVEERRVVREVEPLTR
- a CDS encoding SURF1 family protein, whose amino-acid sequence is MLRTATRPRWLGLLVLALVLAALAVFLGRWQWAAAHDKAREDAVREVQERPVEPITEAIKPLESFPDDGSGQRVRAKGEYVAEGGFVVVDRLLDGRHGGWAVERFVVAGTGANLPVVRGWLPPDQEPPEPPTGELEIVASLAPGEAPDTRIDLPEGRASTIDLGRLVNAWPGELYNGFGFAMEERTGGADVAPVGLERVPPPLPDTSIDWRNASYAAQWYVVAAFVLWMWWRMMRQEARRERDADEAPDPAGTPAAATSSNASDPGES
- a CDS encoding MBL fold metallo-hydrolase, with protein sequence MATVRTIETSSLGDRSYLAHDGEVAFVVDPQRDVDRVLRLAEEEGVRITHVLETHIHNDYVTGGLVLAERTGAAYHVNADDEVSFERVGVRDGDVIEVSPSLRVRVVHTPGHTFTHLSYVLEATAEGDAVAFTGGSLLFGTTGRPDLLGQAHAEELARHQHASAHRLVDEVPDSAAVMPTHGFGSFCSATQSDADESTIGRERTANPALTQDVETYVRETLDGLDLYPAYYAHMGPANASGPPEADLTVPVRADKVELARRIDAGEWVVDLRTRRAFAAGHVPGTYNVGLDGQMSTWVGWVVPWGAPVTLLGESEDEVAEAVRELARIGYDNTAASATGGPREWTDGDLATLQRADFGDLLQVRHHRPVVVLDVRNPKEHAQEHLDGAVSIPLGQLVDRVADVPDGEVWVHCASGYRASVAASILAARGRQVVVIDDDFDKAGQAGLVIVGS